The Sebastes umbrosus isolate fSebUmb1 chromosome 19, fSebUmb1.pri, whole genome shotgun sequence genome has a segment encoding these proteins:
- the st8sia3 gene encoding sia-alpha-2,3-Gal-beta-1,4-GlcNAc-R:alpha 2,8-sialyltransferase isoform X1, producing the protein MRCAWTLAVSSSSSWPVGAPLVVRWRGRMVRIASALGLVMFSVALLILSLISYVSIKKDFLLSTPRYGPNGGPRMSMFHAGFRERPPRKPDLSSQLALKYLDPAFTPLTNSLSEDIQNSSKWTYNSSAFIRLKNEISQYIDIPHNFSLIRDSVRTGQLMHYDYSSHKYVFSIGENFRSLLPNVSPILNKHYNVCAVIGNSGILTGSRCGPQIEKFDFVFRCNFAPTEIFKKDVGRRTNMTTFNPSILEKYYNNLLTVQDRNNFFLSLKKLDGAILWIPAFFFHTSATVTRTLVDFFVEHRGQLKVQLAWPGNIMQYINSYWKTKQLSPKRLSTGILMYTLASSMCDQIHLYGFWPFGWDPNTGKELPYHYYDKKGTKFTTKWQESHQLPAEFKLLYKMHTEGLLKLSLSHCA; encoded by the exons ATGCGGTGCGCCTGGACGCTCGCagtctcctcctcgtcctcctggCCGGTCGGTGCTCCTCTGGTGGTCCGGTGGAGAGGCAGGATGGTGCGGATCGCCAGCGCGCTGGGGCTCGTCATGTTCAGCGTGGCTCTGCTCATCCTGTCGCTCATCAGCTACGTGTCCATCAAAAAGGACTTTCTGCTCAGCACCCCCAGATATGGACCCAATGGAGGACCCAGGATGTCCATGTTCCACGCAGGGTTTCG CGAGAGGCCGCCTCGCAAACCCGACCTGAG CTCCCAGCTGGCGTTGAAGTATCTGGATCCAGCTTTCACTCCTCTGACCAACTCTCTCAGCGAAGACATACAGAACTCCTCTAAATGGACCTACAACAGCTCTGCTTTTATACGGCTGAA aaATGAGATCTCACAATACATCGACATCCCCCACAACTTCTCACTGATAAGAGACTCAGTCCGAACCGGACAGCTGATGCACTATGACTACTCAAGCCACAAGTACGTTTTCTCCATCGGCGAGAATTTCCGCTCGCTCCTCCCTAATGTCTCGCCGATCCTCAACAAGCACTACAATGTCTGTGCCGTGATCGGCAACAGCGGCATCCTCACCGGCTCTCGCTGCGGCCCCCAGATCGAGAAGTTTGACTTTGTCTTCCGCTGCAATTTCGCGCCGACCGAGATCTTTAAGAAGGACGTCGGGCGGCGGACCAACATGACGACCTTCAATCCCAGCATCCTGGAGAAATACTACAACAACTTACTGACTGTGCAGGACAGGAACAACTTCTTCCTGAGCCTGAAGAAGCTTGACGGCGCCATCCTGTGGATCCCGGCGTTTTTCTTCCACACGTCAGCTACAGTGACGAGGACGCTGGTCGACTTCTTCGTGGAACATCGAGGTCAGCTGAAGGTCCAGCTGGCCTGGCCCGGAAACATCATGCAGTATATCAACAG CTACTGGAAAACCAAGCAGCTGTCGCCGAAGCGCCTGAGCACCGGCATCCTGATGTACACGCTGGCGTCCTCCATGTGCGACCAGATCCACCTGTACGGCTTCTGGCCCTTCGGCTGGGACCCCAACACGGGAAAGGAGCTGCCGTACCACTACTACGACAAGAAGGGCACCAAGTTCACCACCAAATGGCAGGAGTCCCATCAGCTGCCCGCCGAGTTCAAACTCCTCTACAAGATGCATACGGAGGGGCTGCTGAAGCTCTCCCTGTCCCACTGTGCTTAG
- the st8sia3 gene encoding sia-alpha-2,3-Gal-beta-1,4-GlcNAc-R:alpha 2,8-sialyltransferase isoform X2 yields the protein MRCAWTLAVSSSSSWPVGAPLVVRWRGRMVRIASALGLVMFSVALLILSLISYVSIKKDFLLSTPRYGPNGGPRMSMFHAGFRSQLALKYLDPAFTPLTNSLSEDIQNSSKWTYNSSAFIRLKNEISQYIDIPHNFSLIRDSVRTGQLMHYDYSSHKYVFSIGENFRSLLPNVSPILNKHYNVCAVIGNSGILTGSRCGPQIEKFDFVFRCNFAPTEIFKKDVGRRTNMTTFNPSILEKYYNNLLTVQDRNNFFLSLKKLDGAILWIPAFFFHTSATVTRTLVDFFVEHRGQLKVQLAWPGNIMQYINSYWKTKQLSPKRLSTGILMYTLASSMCDQIHLYGFWPFGWDPNTGKELPYHYYDKKGTKFTTKWQESHQLPAEFKLLYKMHTEGLLKLSLSHCA from the exons ATGCGGTGCGCCTGGACGCTCGCagtctcctcctcgtcctcctggCCGGTCGGTGCTCCTCTGGTGGTCCGGTGGAGAGGCAGGATGGTGCGGATCGCCAGCGCGCTGGGGCTCGTCATGTTCAGCGTGGCTCTGCTCATCCTGTCGCTCATCAGCTACGTGTCCATCAAAAAGGACTTTCTGCTCAGCACCCCCAGATATGGACCCAATGGAGGACCCAGGATGTCCATGTTCCACGCAGGGTTTCG CTCCCAGCTGGCGTTGAAGTATCTGGATCCAGCTTTCACTCCTCTGACCAACTCTCTCAGCGAAGACATACAGAACTCCTCTAAATGGACCTACAACAGCTCTGCTTTTATACGGCTGAA aaATGAGATCTCACAATACATCGACATCCCCCACAACTTCTCACTGATAAGAGACTCAGTCCGAACCGGACAGCTGATGCACTATGACTACTCAAGCCACAAGTACGTTTTCTCCATCGGCGAGAATTTCCGCTCGCTCCTCCCTAATGTCTCGCCGATCCTCAACAAGCACTACAATGTCTGTGCCGTGATCGGCAACAGCGGCATCCTCACCGGCTCTCGCTGCGGCCCCCAGATCGAGAAGTTTGACTTTGTCTTCCGCTGCAATTTCGCGCCGACCGAGATCTTTAAGAAGGACGTCGGGCGGCGGACCAACATGACGACCTTCAATCCCAGCATCCTGGAGAAATACTACAACAACTTACTGACTGTGCAGGACAGGAACAACTTCTTCCTGAGCCTGAAGAAGCTTGACGGCGCCATCCTGTGGATCCCGGCGTTTTTCTTCCACACGTCAGCTACAGTGACGAGGACGCTGGTCGACTTCTTCGTGGAACATCGAGGTCAGCTGAAGGTCCAGCTGGCCTGGCCCGGAAACATCATGCAGTATATCAACAG CTACTGGAAAACCAAGCAGCTGTCGCCGAAGCGCCTGAGCACCGGCATCCTGATGTACACGCTGGCGTCCTCCATGTGCGACCAGATCCACCTGTACGGCTTCTGGCCCTTCGGCTGGGACCCCAACACGGGAAAGGAGCTGCCGTACCACTACTACGACAAGAAGGGCACCAAGTTCACCACCAAATGGCAGGAGTCCCATCAGCTGCCCGCCGAGTTCAAACTCCTCTACAAGATGCATACGGAGGGGCTGCTGAAGCTCTCCCTGTCCCACTGTGCTTAG